The following proteins come from a genomic window of Bubalus kerabau isolate K-KA32 ecotype Philippines breed swamp buffalo chromosome 20, PCC_UOA_SB_1v2, whole genome shotgun sequence:
- the RYBP gene encoding RING1 and YY1-binding protein isoform X2: MTAGFFQWPQRAGRMLQAPPILGSEHLSPILSVRCLLGREGTEGRKPRINSQLVAQQVAQQYATPPPPKKEKKEKVEKQDKEKPEKDKEISPSVTKKNTNKKTKPKSDILKDPPSEVNSIQSANATTKTSETNHTSRPRLKNVDRSTAQQLAVTVGNVTVIITDFKEKTRSSSTSSSTVTSSAGSEQQNQSSSGSESTDKGSSRSSTPKGDMSAVNDESF, translated from the exons ATGACTGCTGGCTTCTTTCAGTGGCCCCAGAGAGCAGGGAGGATGCTGCAGGCCCCTCCTATTCTCGGCTCAGAGCACCTGAGTCCCATTCTGTCCGTTAGATGCCTGTTAGGACGTGAAGGGACAGAAGGAAG AAAACCTCGGATCAATTCCCAGCTGGTGGCACAGCAAGTGGCCCAGCAGTATGCCACTCCACCACCCCctaaaaaggagaagaaggagaaagttgaaaaacaagacaaagagaagcctgagaaagataaagaaattaGTCCTAGTGTCACCAAGAAAAATACcaacaagaaaacaaa ACCAAAGTCTGATATTCTGAAAGATCCTCCTAGCGAAGTGAACAGTATACAGTCTGCAAATGCTACAACAAAGACCAGTGAAACGAATCACACCTCAAG GCCCCGGCTGAAAAACGTAGACAGGAGCACCGCACAGCAGTTGGCAGTGACTGTGGGCAACGTCACCGTCATTATCACAGACTTTAAGGAAAAGACTCGCTCCTCCTCGACGTCCTCATCCACAGTGACCTCCAGTGCAGGGTCAGAACAGCAGAACCAGAGCAGCTCGGGGTCGGAGAGCACAGACAAGGGTTCCTCCCGCTCCTCCACGCCAAAGGGCGACATGTCAGCAGTAAATGATGAGTCTTTCTGA